The following is a genomic window from Prevotella sp. E13-17.
GCCTTGCCCAGAGCATCGTCTTTCACAATAACAATAGTCACACCAGCCATTGCCAAATTCTTCTGAGCACCTGCATAGATGGCATCATACTTAGCCACATCGATTGGACGACTGAAAATGTCGGAAGACATATCGGCAATCAGACGTACGGGAACGTCGAGATCCTTGCGAAGCTCGGTGCCATAGATGGTGTTGTTGGTGGTGATGTGCAGATAGTCAGCATCTGCAGGAACAGTCCAATCCTTTGGGATAAAGGTATAGTTAGAATCAGCAGAAGAAGCAACCTCAACTACTTCACCGAAAAGTTTTGCTTCCTTCATAGCCTTCTTCGCCCAAACACCAGTGTTCAAATAGGCAGCCTTCTTAATCAAGAAGTTATAAGGAATCATACAGAACTCAAGGGATGCGCCTCCGCCAAGGAATATTACGGAGTAACCCTCAGGAACCTGTAATAGCTCCTTCACGAGCGCTACAGCCTCGTCAACAACAGGCTGGAAATCCTTGGCACGATGGCTGATCTCCATCAAAGAGAGACCAGAACCATTGAAGTCTAAACACTGTTTAGCGGTGGCCTCAATGACTTCACGGGGAAGCATCGAAGGGCCGGCATTAAAGTTGTACTTCTTCATAAAATTGTTTGATTAATTATTTAGTTTAATAACCTTTTTCTTAAAAACGTTGCGAAATTACAATTTTATTTTTAATCCAACAAATATTTTGGCATAAATTAATGTAAAACCGCATTTTTCCTATCATATTGTCAACTCAACGTATCAAATCTTTGATAATTGGCATTTCTATCGGACGGGTTCTACGATTGTGCGGA
Proteins encoded in this region:
- the serC gene encoding 3-phosphoserine/phosphohydroxythreonine transaminase gives rise to the protein MKKYNFNAGPSMLPREVIEATAKQCLDFNGSGLSLMEISHRAKDFQPVVDEAVALVKELLQVPEGYSVIFLGGGASLEFCMIPYNFLIKKAAYLNTGVWAKKAMKEAKLFGEVVEVASSADSNYTFIPKDWTVPADADYLHITTNNTIYGTELRKDLDVPVRLIADMSSDIFSRPIDVAKYDAIYAGAQKNLAMAGVTIVIVKDDALGKAPREIPTMLDYRTHVSKGSMFNTPPVVPIYCALENLRWIKKQGGVEAMDKLAHQRAEIVYGEIDRNKMFVGTAQEADRSLMNICFVMAPEYKELEKDFLDFAVSKGMVGVKGHRDVGGFRASCYNAQTIEGVNALVACMKEFEANH